One region of Chryseobacterium sp. C-71 genomic DNA includes:
- the dcm gene encoding DNA (cytosine-5-)-methyltransferase, with protein sequence MVTNEFLSLAETAELLGKNKETLRRWDREGKLVAIREPLSNYRFYKRADVEKMFEGFLNENGSVEGNFTSPDNDYKVLELFAGAGGLAVGMEKAGLKCVALNEIDKFACQTLRNNRPNWNVLEGDIKDFGFTEYHGKVDVVTGGFPCQAFSYAGKKLGLADARGTLFYDFARAVKEVNPPICIGENVRGLLNHDNGKTLEGMISILDEIGYNVVPVQVLKAINFNVPQKRERLILVGIRKDIDLDYQYPNPYNKIYTLKDALKKGELYDSDVPVSGGAKYPKRKAEILDLVPPKGYWRDLPLDLQKEYMGGSFFLGGGKTGIARRIGWDEPSLTLTCSPAQKQTERCHPDETRPFTVREYARVQTFPDEWEFAGSLAQQYKQIGNAVPVNLGKEVGYSIIKFLNALYKR encoded by the coding sequence ATGGTTACAAATGAATTTTTATCTTTGGCGGAGACGGCGGAACTGCTTGGCAAAAACAAGGAGACCTTGAGGAGGTGGGACAGGGAAGGAAAGCTGGTGGCTATCAGGGAACCTTTAAGCAACTACAGGTTTTACAAGAGGGCTGATGTCGAGAAGATGTTCGAAGGATTTTTAAATGAAAATGGGAGTGTCGAGGGCAATTTTACTAGTCCTGACAATGATTATAAGGTATTGGAGCTTTTTGCTGGGGCAGGCGGTCTTGCGGTAGGAATGGAAAAGGCGGGCTTAAAATGTGTCGCTTTGAATGAAATTGATAAGTTTGCGTGCCAGACTTTGCGTAACAACCGTCCTAACTGGAATGTTTTGGAAGGCGATATCAAGGATTTCGGCTTTACGGAATACCATGGTAAGGTAGATGTCGTTACAGGTGGCTTCCCATGCCAGGCCTTCAGTTACGCAGGTAAGAAATTAGGTCTTGCAGATGCTAGGGGAACATTGTTTTACGATTTTGCAAGGGCAGTTAAGGAAGTAAACCCTCCAATCTGCATTGGGGAAAATGTGCGTGGTCTGCTTAACCACGACAATGGCAAGACACTGGAAGGGATGATTTCCATATTGGACGAAATTGGCTATAATGTTGTGCCCGTTCAGGTTTTGAAAGCAATCAATTTCAATGTGCCACAGAAAAGGGAAAGGCTTATATTAGTAGGAATAAGAAAGGATATTGATTTAGATTACCAGTACCCAAACCCATACAATAAAATCTACACCCTAAAGGATGCATTAAAGAAAGGGGAACTATATGATTCGGATGTCCCTGTTTCAGGAGGTGCTAAATACCCAAAGAGAAAAGCTGAGATACTTGACCTAGTCCCTCCAAAAGGCTATTGGCGCGACTTGCCATTGGATCTGCAAAAAGAATACATGGGTGGTAGCTTTTTTCTAGGCGGAGGCAAGACAGGTATTGCAAGGAGGATCGGATGGGACGAGCCTAGCCTTACCTTGACTTGCAGCCCTGCCCAGAAACAGACCGAACGTTGCCATCCTGACGAGACTAGGCCTTTTACAGTAAGGGAGTATGCAAGGGTTCAGACTTTCCCCGACGAATGGGAATTTGCCGGGTCTTTAGCACAGCAGTATAAGCAGATTGGGAACGCAGTGCCGGTAAACCTAGGAAAGGAAGTAGGCTATTCCATTATAAAATTCCTTAATGCCTTATACAAAAGATAA
- a CDS encoding TdeIII family type II restriction endonuclease, whose amino-acid sequence MPTREEVYTIVRETVVRSISNYIRNRRNVVPNFQILDLIIPTERKIRSVVGGMETSLGTTLWEPLAKAIASSNGFEVVNSNLQAPANMPAMLQNTVQMLIEGRNNKNITYNAQYCHDRIKESCQNFLINPINDYIPAPKGFGVDIWLKKNGVDYFFDTKTVQANVGGYARCFVQVLNWYSYFYSKYPNGNSVARIVFPYNPYGEADFWTRTIGRGWPLEPHNEGWVQNDFWDFISGLEDTYTIIFQAFNSISETGDLEEVIQEIFYGDI is encoded by the coding sequence ATGCCGACAAGAGAAGAAGTCTATACTATTGTGCGCGAAACCGTTGTTCGCTCAATATCGAATTATATTAGGAATAGACGAAACGTTGTTCCAAATTTTCAAATTCTAGATCTTATCATACCTACTGAAAGAAAAATACGCTCAGTAGTTGGAGGAATGGAAACTTCATTAGGTACGACATTATGGGAGCCATTGGCTAAAGCAATAGCTTCATCGAATGGTTTTGAAGTAGTAAATTCAAATTTACAGGCTCCTGCAAATATGCCCGCGATGCTGCAAAATACGGTGCAGATGCTTATCGAAGGCAGGAACAATAAAAACATAACTTACAACGCACAATATTGTCACGACAGGATTAAGGAGTCCTGCCAGAATTTCCTGATAAATCCTATCAATGACTACATACCTGCGCCGAAGGGCTTCGGGGTAGATATCTGGCTTAAGAAAAATGGTGTGGATTATTTTTTTGATACAAAAACTGTCCAGGCTAATGTTGGAGGTTATGCCCGTTGCTTTGTACAAGTCCTTAATTGGTACTCCTATTTTTATTCAAAGTATCCAAACGGAAACTCTGTAGCGAGAATCGTCTTCCCTTACAACCCTTATGGAGAAGCAGACTTTTGGACTAGAACCATAGGAAGGGGATGGCCGTTGGAGCCCCATAACGAGGGATGGGTACAGAATGATTTTTGGGACTTTATATCTGGACTGGAAGATACATATACCATAATATTCCAAGCTTTCAACAGTATTTCGGAAACTGGGGATTTGGAGGAGGTAATACAGGAAATTTTTTATGGAGATATCTAA
- a CDS encoding DNA cytosine methyltransferase, producing the protein MNNNALTAIDLFSGAGGMSVGAVMAGIEVKIAIEYDKHAVETFKTNHPDTEVINEDIRKVVIDKSYKEPFIIFGGPPCQGFSTSNTKTRNTENINNSLFHEYIRQIKEMNPKWFVFENVEGITTFESGKVIAKLKETFTTLGYKTEWKILKASDYGVPQNRNRFFMVGNRIGIDFIFPEKKTETYNVFDAISDLPVLSNGATHIELEYKTDPVNSYMKLMRGSSKKATQNFVSRNKQFVIDRYKYIQPGQNWKAIPDELMTNYKNTNNCHSGIYKRLNPNEPSIVIANYRKNMLIHPFEDRGLSVREAARIQSFPDNFEFKGSLTYQQQQIGNAVPPLLAKALFEQIIKLSSANEY; encoded by the coding sequence ATGAATAATAATGCCCTAACGGCAATTGATCTTTTCAGTGGTGCTGGTGGCATGAGTGTTGGAGCAGTCATGGCTGGTATTGAAGTTAAGATTGCAATTGAGTATGACAAACATGCCGTCGAGACATTTAAAACTAATCATCCAGATACTGAAGTTATTAACGAGGATATTAGGAAAGTAGTTATAGATAAAAGTTATAAAGAGCCGTTTATAATTTTTGGAGGACCTCCTTGTCAAGGATTTTCGACATCAAATACCAAAACTAGAAATACTGAAAATATTAACAATTCTTTGTTTCATGAATATATAAGGCAAATTAAGGAAATGAATCCGAAATGGTTCGTTTTTGAAAATGTGGAAGGAATAACCACCTTTGAATCAGGAAAAGTCATTGCAAAGCTAAAAGAGACTTTTACTACCTTAGGATATAAAACCGAATGGAAAATTTTAAAGGCTTCTGACTACGGTGTTCCGCAAAATAGAAATAGATTTTTTATGGTAGGCAACAGAATAGGAATCGATTTTATTTTTCCGGAGAAAAAAACCGAAACCTATAATGTTTTTGATGCAATCTCAGATTTACCAGTTTTAAGCAATGGCGCTACACATATAGAACTTGAATATAAAACTGACCCCGTTAATTCTTATATGAAGTTGATGAGAGGTAGCTCAAAAAAGGCAACGCAAAATTTTGTCTCAAGAAACAAACAATTTGTCATCGATCGATATAAATATATCCAACCTGGTCAAAATTGGAAGGCTATTCCAGATGAACTAATGACAAATTATAAAAATACTAACAATTGTCATAGTGGTATATATAAACGATTAAATCCTAATGAGCCTTCAATAGTTATTGCTAATTATCGAAAAAACATGCTTATACACCCTTTTGAAGACAGAGGGTTGTCAGTTAGAGAAGCTGCTAGAATTCAAAGTTTTCCAGATAACTTTGAATTTAAGGGTAGTTTGACGTATCAACAACAACAAATAGGTAACGCTGTACCTCCTTTACTAGCAAAAGCGCTATTTGAACAAATTATTAAATTAAGCTCAGCAAATGAATATTGA